The following DNA comes from Palaemon carinicauda isolate YSFRI2023 chromosome 27, ASM3689809v2, whole genome shotgun sequence.
CTGGGTGGGGGTGACTaatgacaacaccacggtagtggcttacataaaaaaaacaaggcacatttttgcagcccctatcccatctagcagtagagatactgagatgggcggaagtccactcggtctcactatcagcccgcttcattcctgacgaggaatatgctcgccgacaacctgagcagagcctcgcagatacaCTAGTGGGTTCCTAATGGTCTTTAGatcatcttgtagccaacaaagtcttgacatTGTGGGATTCGCTGactggatctgtttgcaacggccctgaacttcagtctccttctgtactgctccccagtctcagaccccagggctctctggcaagatgcgttCCAGCAGTGGTGGGACAACATTAACGTCTACGCATTCCCATCATTCAGCTACTCCTGAAGGACCTACCAATAGAGCTTCCTCCATGACACATATACTCAGTCAACCGCATGGCAACATTTTCCACTAGAGTGTAGCTTCGCTACCTCCTCCACGCTTGGAGACCATCCAGTATCTCCTCATGCAGAGAAGATTTTTGTAACAGGTtacgaagaggatgtctggatacctgcggaaatcTTCAGCATCAGTCGACCAGGtgaagtggaacgtcttctgtggttggtgtcatggaaggggcatctctccacttgatgccattattccagcaatagcggagtttctcatgtatttgcgggaagaaatgcgcctttcggtttcAGCAGTTAAAGGCTATTGCCTTTAAACTGAaaagaatggacatttcctcatcgctagaatttttttctactcatatggagttatgaggtTCCCTGTCCTCCGTCTGAAGTAAGACCTCACCTAGGAATGTGGTTCGAGATCTTAAGTCCTTAAAAAGCCCTccatacgaaccattacgccaggcaacagattgccatctAACTTGGAAGACGTTGTTCCTTCTAGCATTGGCGTCGGCTAAACGAGTtagggaacttcatggtctctcatatgacatcgcccattcaagggaattaAGAGAGGTAATCTTCagctgagtttgttgccaagactcagaatccgcgGGTTTCGAATCTTAGATTCGAATCCTTCGAGATAACGAGTCTCCGCTCTCTAACCGATGACCCAGATCATTTGTTACTATTcccagtaaggtgtttgaggcGCATTTGTTACTATTTCCAGTAAGGtgtttgaggcgctacctcaaaagaacaaCAGCAGCTCGGCCCGGAGTTCTATCACTCTTCGTCAGGACAggcagaaacaagaggaggatcacgaagaacaccatctctgcatggaatCTCAAGGTCATTGACCTTGCCCTGAATCCCGATCTTCCACCAACATgtcaacccagagctcatgatgtcaggcaTAGCCTGGTCCCTGGCCTTCAGAAGAAACTACTCTATGACGCAGGTGTTACAAATTGGTGTGTGGAAACGTTGGACAACGTTCACCgcacactacctgcaagacgtgactcacaggaacCCCGATAtgttttctattggtcctgtggtggctgtacaacagttAGTTCAGTACCTCACGcttcttgttggacaagtagcagataatTGACGACATTGGTTACCTGGTTTTAGTTTGTGTGATTGAACCAAAATATCTggctctttttccttttttcctcctcccctctcttggggaaattgGCATTCTGGGTCCTTTGtgcaagctgacctcaaacctctgcaggtaaaccattgcttccTTGTGCAACCTAGTATTGTTCCAGTACTGTTGCATCCCCGAACCCTGCCAAGGTGGTATTGGAAATGTCTCGGTCAACCTGGTTATTTCCTACAAGACTcaaaataacttttaccttgacagtcacattgcttaCAACTCAACACACAGCttttgtaggccgcagaccatacttaacaggtttagcgaggtgttatgGTTTCCTCATCTATGCACTAACCTTCACCGTACAGAGTACCCCGGGTAAGGCCAAAAGCTAGATTGGAAGGGACATCTgccctcctaatgggcgagtcacccttATTAATATCATTGGTTTGTATtcctgttacggaacaaatgacaaatttggaaataatttgtatttttcctaacgatacaaaccttagctatttatacatacttgcccgccaaccctgtcccccgtcgaagtcctacctccaagcaaagtgaagcacagtcacagatGTGGGAGTGAGAGGGGTAGATGGCTACCCTgaccccccctgctaactagcgggatgagtagttaaccctcgctaaaattctaatggctcatcctttcagctttgctgaaagtaatatccctaCAAATAGCTAattgtttgtatcattaggaaaactacaaattatttccaaattggtCATGTTCAAACAATAATTTCTTGTAGGAGAATCATATGTTGGCAATGCTTACATCATGGTTACTCTTTTTTGGAAATACTGTATAAACAAATTTCATGCAGATACTATACTGCATTAATATTATTTCCCAAAGTTTCAGTGACAGATGGACAATCAAAGTGACCTTTCAATGTCAGATGTGATGTTGAGGTGATTTTAACTAATACATACTTTACAGTATTGGCTACATGTGTGATCATGTATCTGAagtgaatacagtactgtaataattttATCGTTAATGAAAGCAGTGCACCAGAGTGTGTTCACTGTGAGATTACTGTCAGTATACAGTATCGCATCCTTGTACACTGCTCAAAATAGGAAGATCAACAGTTATGATACCACTGATCGTTAATCTGTCTCTGATATTTTTGGTGGTAGTGTTCATCTAGTATCTGCCTGAAATTTGTGTTTTAAGgaatttttgttttaaaatgtatttacATCTTTGAATGGTTAAATGGTATATGCAATAATTTGTAAATGGGTTTTTGATTAGAATTGATATTAACATGATTTAGATATGATGATGCAGAATGACCTTACTGTACTGTACTGGTCCCAGTGCAGTTGGTACAGTACTGAATATTATCATCCAGTCCAGTCCAATCCAATCCACATTGATCGTGTAGTTGTGTGGAAGTATTCTGCTCAAATACATCTTAGTATAGTTATTCCTATTTCCTAGATTTTGTGGCTGCCTAACCTTAGGACATtttaactgtatatataaacagtagtcATCTGTATGTGAATGTATTCTATTCCTTATTTGAAAAATCATTATTGAATTGAACTGAACTGCTTATGGATATTGGTGGCTGATATAATTGTTATCATATTGAAAGTTTATAGGGCTTCTGGAACTAATAATGATGTAACGGAATGAAACACAAGTGATATACCTGACAGGTTTGAATTCTTTGCTTAAGCCATGTGAATTTAAGATTTTACTGTAATTAATGGTAATCACAGTAGTCTGGTTCAATATTCTCCTAACTTCTGAGAattaaaagtacagtacagtactagatGTTTGGTATTAAATGTAGAAATTTCAAGTCGATGCTTACACTACAGATGCTTTTCAAGATTTTGTTCCAAATAGGTGGAGGGGTTTGGGCATATAATTGTATAACTGTCTTTGCTTTACTGTCATTGTGTAGAAATTACTGTACTGTCTATAGGTGGGCCCAAATATATTCAGGTAAGCATATTTTGTGTACAGTATAGTATATTAGTATATCCAAATTAGATGTTGCTCTGCTTGATTTTGCTCAAAGTTTATTTTGTGGCTTAGTGTTATTTATATTTTAGTGTTTTCTTTAggatttttgtgttattttgtgttttttttttatagctttgtaTCCAgagtttccatagtttttttttttttttagttttaatttgtttTCCTTTAGTTTGGTAATTTGGTGTGTTTATGTTTGCAGGTTGTGGTGTAGGCGTTTGGACAGTAGTAAGACTAAAGCTGCGTATGTGTTGTTTAGTGTGTGGCTTTCTGCATGATGGCTGGTATTGCTGTCCGTGCTGCTGGTGCCAGCCTCACTGACAGGGATGACAGTTCATTATCCCCCGTTGGCCGTACAGCTCGCACGCCTAGGAAAGCCAGTCCCTCTTTATTGCATGATTCTGCACTCTGCACTGCATCTACCATTCATGCCAAAACCCCTATATCCTCTTCCTCCGACCAGGGAACCATAAACTCATCATCAATGTCTACACCCACAGGCACCAAACTGGCTGTAACCACTACATACGATTCCTCTGCGGGGGGCGAAGAAGACATCCGTCAGGATCTGTTTGAAGCAGACTCTTTGGCACATGTAATCAAGTCAGATAAAGACATACAGAGAGCAAAGCCACCAACTACAATTCAATTAGTAACTGAAAAGGAAATAGCACTCAGCCAGTTGCAGGAATTGGAGGTTGCAATTAAGGTCCGTAAGGGCTCCAAAGTGGATGGTAGAAAGGTTCGTTGGATTGAATATCGTGCTCGTAAGGCTGAAGAGGAAAAGAACAATAACAGCAGTAGTAAGCCAAAAACCAAATCTCGGAAATCCAAATCAGTTGAAAATGATGAAAATTCAttaagtgttaataataataataacaatagtgaaaatactgaaaatatgaaGGGTGAAGTAATTAACACTCCTCTGGTTCTGGAGAGTATGAAATTACAATTTTTGCAAGGAACAGAGAATATTGAAGGTTCAGTAACAAAtggtagtaatagtgatggtggcTTGCACAAGTCACCAGATGCAACTCAGAAAAGAAAATCCAGTAGGACTCGTAGAAGTCAGAGCACTCctaaggaaaataaagaaatcaaGAGGAGCCCCAAAAATGCAGGCAAAACTTCTCAGAAGACTAAGTCTAAAGGTAGTGGGGTTGGCGATGAGGAAACTGAGGGAAAATCTGTGAGTAGCGCAAAGAAAATACCATCCAAAGAAGCAACATTAAATGGAACAAGTGAAATATTAACAAAGATTGAAAATGTTCCAACTGAGGATGTTCCTAGCATTACCACCCCAGCAATAGTGCCCTCATTTAAGGTAAAATCCCCAGCAACATCTCCTGGCTTATCAGAGATCCTTCCTTCTTGTGTAAGACCTATGTATAAGTCTGTAACAAAAGGTCTGCGTGAGGTACGAAAGACAGAGAATGGAGTTGAGGTTGAAACAGTCAAGAATGACAATGGTGTTCTTACTTCCAGTAGTGGAACAGAAAATAAGCTTGAAAATGATTTTAAATGTGTGACAGTCACACCACCACCTGCGTATTGGAATCCACCACCTAGGGCAAGATCTGCTGATAGTGTACCTTTAAACAAAAAGAAATCTGTGTCACCCAAGAAAGTGAAGGCAGCTTTGTCAAAGTCTGTTGAAAGAGTTGATTCTGAAATAGAGTCTATAACTAATGGACATCATGATGGAGAAATTGACTCTCAAAAAGAGGATGTTATTGAAAAAGATAATTCTCATTTGTCTTCCGAAGAAAATTTAGACACTCCTAACAAAACATCACCACCAAACAATGAAGAAGATAATAATAGGAGAAGGAGGGGCAGACCACCAAAAAGAAAACTTAATTTGGTGGAAGTAGAAGATCCCAAAGTAGTATCTCCTCATGGGAAATCCAGTAAAAAAATTGAAACTGTCATAGCTGATGTTCATAATACCATGAATGGAGAACCTCAAACTGTCATACCAGTAAGTCGACCCGTTTTGAGAGGGAAGAAGGTGTCTGTGGCAAAGAGACTAGTTAAATCGAGTCAGGATGATATTTTGCCCGATAATGACTCTCCAGATGTAATTCCAGCCAAAACAGCAGTCAAGAAAGGTACATCTTCGGAAAATACAAGTAAAGGGAAAGACAAATCATCTCGTTTAGATGCTAAGAAAAAGATAGCTAGTACCAAAAAGGGAAGTGCTGGTGTGCCTCTGGATAGCAGCGAAATGAATTCAACCGCAAGTGCCTCTCTAAATAATCAAATTCAGACAACCAAATCTAAAAGTACAAAATCTGTCAAAGGTGTCCGGCTGGGATTGTCATCTCCTGGAAAGTCTGTTGGGGATGCGAAGAATACACCTATAAAGGCTAGCCCACTAAGTGAAGAAGAAGCTGATGTTTCTGATAGTGAACAGAAAGGTAAGTATCTCGGTAAAGGGGAGAAGAGTTTAGCAGGCAGAGTTATAAGAAGATCTGAACCTGGAAAATCTCCAGAACATACCAAGCAGCCTTTGAATAAAAGCCCTTCAACAAAGGATGAGATAGCTTTCTCTAGAGAAAGTTTGACCCCAAAGACTAGTTCTACAGCGAAAGGTACATCTCAGAAGTTTAGTAATGCACTGAGAAGTAGCAGTAGTCGAAGTATATCGCTAGAAAACATCAATGCTGTCAAAGAAGACTCCAGGACTGTAGATGATGATGGCATTCACAAAGTTAAGCCAAAATATAGTAAGGGAGGAGAGGGTACAAACCTAAGaaagtcatcatcatttattactGAGAATTCTGATGGTCAAATAGGCTCTGTTGAAGAATCACCAAAGAAATCTCAAAAACCTGGGAGCACTATACCTGTCACAAGTAGGTCAAAGAACAGCCTTGGTAATAGCATTTCACCAAATAAAGGAAAGCAGGCAGATACTGCAAGTGAAGTTAGCCAGGCAAATGAAGAGTTGCCCACTCTTGAAGATTCAGACAACAAAGAATTGCATGGACTTCAGAAAACTACGAAAGGGAAAGGTAAGGCaaaaaataaggaaggaaatataaatatCCAGAGAGATTCAGTAGCTGAAGATAAAGCTTTGACTCCAAGAAGAGCCACAAAGAAAACTACTGTGATGGAGAGTAGCAAAGTTAAGCCTAAGAAAAGTTTGGATAACAAAAGACCACAAGGAGTAGAAGAGGCTCCTGAAGCAAAAATAGAAGTCACTCAATTGGATAAGGTCAGTGATAATTCCAAGGTTTGTGTGGATACAGATACAGAAAAAGCATTGGAACTTGAAAAAGGCAGACAAGTAAGTGTAAGGCAAGGGAAAAGTCAGAAAGAGTTGAGCATGTCTGCAACCAAAAAGACACAGAAGGATGAATCTGCAGAGATTATTACGAGTAGTAAAGTCACAAGTGTTTTACCATCAGAAGAACCAAAATTTGAGCTGAAAAAGTCTGAGCAGCCAGATACAGACAAAGCCCAAGAAATGAAAGAAACTCTTGAAGAGGAAGTAAGTGAAAATGTCCAGGTATCAGACAGTAGTAAACTTGAAATTCTAGTTAGTAACTGTAAGGTACAAAGTAGCAAAGCACAgctaatgaagaaaaggaaaatttctAATGAAAAACCAATAGCTGAGACTGTCACAGAAGTCGACATTAGTACTAACCTCACTGTTAAAGACACAGAAGTTAACATTAGCGCTAACCTCACTGTTGAAGAAAGATCAGCAAGTCGTATGTCTTTAAAAGATGAAGGTGAATTGATTGAGAATCTTGAAGAGGATAAACTGGTTTCAAGTAGTGTAGGTATGGAAAATTCGGAACATTTGAGTGAGGAACAAAGTAAAGAGAAAGAGAATTTAGTTGAAGAGCAAAGTCCAGAAAGTAATGTCATTGGAGGTACATTTGCTCATGATTTAAAAGAAATACTATATGAAACTGAACAGTTGGAGATAGATTgcaaaagtgaaataaaaattgAAGAAATGAGTCCAACCAAAAACATTGCACCTTTGGAAGTACCTTCAAGCCCTGGAATTACAAGTAGTAATACTAAGTCACCTACACTTTCCCCTCAGCATCAGGATAAAGTAGCGATACATCTAGAAGAAACTGCTGATGGGAAAATTGAAGAATTAAGTTTCAACGAAAGTCAAGTCATAGAGAAAAATGATGATTTAGAGAAACATGATGATTTAGAGAAAAATGATGATTTAGAGAAAAATGATGATTTAGAGAAAAATGATGATTTAGAGAAAAATGATGATTTAGAGAAAAATGATCATTTAATTGAAAGTAAACAATCATCAGAATCTGGTTTGAAATTCATTGATAATCAAATAGGATTTGccgaagacacttcaaaatcagtgGAAAATTCTAGCGTAGGAAATAGTGATAAAAGAAAGGGGGGGAATACTACTGAAGATAACCTAGAGAGTAACCAAAGAACTGCTATAGATGAATTGACTGTGTCTGTGTGCTCAAGTGAAAATTTTATTGATACAGGAATTGAAATTGAACAGAAGACTAATGGGCCTGAGCTGAGTACAAAAGTTTTTTATGCAAAGAGCAAAGGTAAGATCAGTTTATTATCTTTACCTACCAGTGAGAATCTCTCTGAAGTATCAGACATTAAAGATGATATTTGTGAGGGTATTTCTGAAGAAATTAAAGATGACCCTCCTAAGAACAATGAGAGCCAAAATGACAAAAGTGAAGTAAATGTAACTGAACAGGCATGTGAAACGCAAAGTCCATTGCTTGGTAAATCTAAGGAGAAGGTTCCAAGGATATTAAAGCAACTCTTTCAAGATGAAGGTGTGCAAAATATGTTGAAGAGTATGAGTGATGAATCTGTCTCTGTGTCTGAGGGATCTTCTAGTGAATCGAGCGTACACAAACTTCGGCCAAAAAGGCCTACTGAGCCAATGCTAGCATCATCCCCTGAATTAGATGGAGTTGTTGATGCACTATTTCCAAATACTAAAAAAAGAAAGCGTTGGTCAGAACTCGACACTTTATATATGGATGAAGGTGTTTTGAATTTACTTACCAGTATTGATCCTAATGCCCGTCGGGCTGGCCAAGATGATGCTGCCAGTGATATTTCTCAAGCCAGCAGTGTTAGGAGTGTTAAAACTAACAAGAGTAGTAAATCATCTATAGATATACCTTCTGATAGCAGGAAGAGGAAACTCAGTGGAGCCAGTACTGTTAGCAACACATCCACTAAATCTATGCAGCCACCTGAGTCAAAGAAAATCTGCCTTGAACAAGGACCCAGTACAGAAGATCCTTATTATTATAATCCAGCAGAGGAGATGCCTACTagtaaaataaatgaagaaaatattgtagAGCCTCAAGAAGATCTTTCTCTAGTATCCAAAAAAAAGGGTAAGCCAATATTACCTTTGCAAGTTAAGCCGAAAAATAAGGCTATTCGGATGCAGCTTAAAGTCCAGAAACATAAACCATTGGGAGAAATATCTAATTATGTAGATCAACCTAATGAAAATACAACCAATGTAGAAGACCTACAAGAGGAACTTGAGAAAGATGAAAAGATAGAGTTTGAAGAAGAAAATGTGAATTTAGCAGAACTTCAAGGTTCTTTGAGAAAGGAAAAGGCAGGACCTTCTAGCAAAGTTGCTGGTCAGCCAGATGAGAATTTAAGAAGAATTGAAGAACAGGAAGAGCCTATAAAGAACAAGAAGGCAGATTTTGAAGAGGATAATTTGAACTTGGCAGAACTTCAGGATACACTGAGAAAAGAAAAGGCAACAATGAGTAGTAAAATTGAAGAACCACAGACAAAGATGGAACAATCTGCAAAGTCTATACCTCCCTTGAAGATTAAATTAGCCTCAGACAGTGTGACAATAAGTCATATTAGTAAACCAACTCCTAAGAAGACTAGTTCACTCATAGTAGAACCTCCTAAGACACTACATCAACCACAGTCACAGCAGTCTCGGTCAAACCCGCAACTACATACTTCTCTAGCTGCCCTGAGTGGTACTGGTGTTATGCAAAAAGCAGACATAAGAGAGCAGCCAAGACCAAGTACATCGACTGCTAGTGTGCATCTGATGCCTCATCAGAAGGGAATGGAGACCACAGGAATTCCAGGTTCTGCAGGTAATTATTGATTCTTTTGGTAATTTAAGGATTTCATCTTAGTCGTCATACatagtttttattaatatcatcactACTTGATACTAGAAACATTATTTTCCTTGTTGTGTTAATTCTAATGTTAAAAGACTGGTTTAAAAGTTTCAAGATTTGCTAAACAGTAATTTTTCAAGATTTACTTAATTTTTATATGGCCTGACTGCATATTTGAAAATAGATGTCTGTTAGGAAACCTTCAAAAGTTAGTTAGAATATTAGGTTATATTTTATGCTTACAATGTGCATCCGTGCAATGGataaatttcttattttacatttattaaatGACAGAAAATTATATAGGTAGAGCTGAACCTATTTGATAGATAAAGATTTTGGGATGGCTTCCCTGTTGTTTTGGGGGAACCCTTTTATCAAGCTACAAGCATTGATTGTTATTCTTAAATTTACAGTCTTGCTGGCGGTTTCTTAGGTGAATGGGTTCATATTTGTTTTCTTCACCCTAATAGCTTAAGTGCagtaaatgaatgtagcatgaaaTATTTTGATACTATATGGAATAGAATAACTTTTtgataacagatatgtcatagccAAAAACCAGTTCTTGAATACTTGGTCTATTAAGTATGCAGTCAGGCAAATTCTCTGTTACACAAAAATATCCAGTAAGTGGACCCTCCAAATATATTGCTTTGTGACTAATGTTTTTTTTGTCAGTTATTAGAGAATAATGAATATTTGTTCCTATACGAATACAAACCACCATTCTTTAATagaagtatgacttcagcaaagctagAACAACCATTAGAATTAAATATAACTACCAGTGGATGGCAGGGAAGCTCTGTTCACTTGTCAGTCACCAAAGCAGCACTTTTGACTTAGCTGCAAGCATTACACATGTACTCATGTCCACTCCCAATGTTTGGCTGGTAGTGTTTTCTTACTCTATCCAGAATAAATGGATACAAGCATATGGAGTTGTTTCTGAGTAAAACTGCAAGAGTGGCAGATTTATGTGCATACCTTTTAatcctattgatatatatatatatatatatatataatatatatatatatatatatatatatatatatatataatgtctgtgtttgtgtatgtatgtatgtatcaacttttaaacatacacatattatatatatatatatatatatatatataatatttgagtaTGTATAAGAGTTGATACATACACTCGCagaccttttatataaatatatatacatatatatatatatatatatatttacatatcggattttgagcaaaatgaaaaatctatttttgggtgaggtagccatgtcgtcctgatggaaggttcctttaggtagctttctaagggatatttgctacagtgatactaacagagaattaaccgtaggtctccagcattctaactcctggcgcgagtatccttaatatatatttaaggatatctcataatatcaggggaagtattttttatttatacgacacatagcaatcttcaccccgaatagatttaactctttgagggggaagagcggcgaacgaaaggggagccgttatcaaggtactcggtggaccccctccctgtactactacgacCCATCACTCCTAGTTGTATTTAAGCAtcaatagccgcagatagagtagtttcgggtggggtcattttaagaaagaagggtgggcccatcaggacgacatggctatcacaccctaaaatagatttttcactttgctcaaaatccgttttttgggttcggccatgtcgtcctgatcgaagaataccagagaattaacttgaaagtactatgtCTATGgttttgtataagtgcctttactttgaatgagttccttatttGATCtcttagacctttatatatgacattactgttatatGTCATATCCACTAGTTTGGAACTAACtcggggcttcctgccccctgcagggaaattgtcgaattcgactataaggattcaaagtttgtatttctgtaggaacacGAAGGAAACTTCTTTTGAGATTACCTtggaaatcattatatatatatatatatatatatatatactgtatatatatatatatatatatataatatatatttaaggaaaatagaaaaactggaatcttttattttattactgaggataaaagaagacgcagatacatttttttttattttcataagcaaaacaaaataatgataatgtattctgagaaggaatctagcctgcatGTATGAacatcattgttatatatatatttttaacctgtaatggaaaaatatacatatagtatatcaaTTCATTTGTTAAAATGCCACTCAATAATGTGAAGTTAATTTGTTTAGtctcacttagatgttggatatgcttcaacactgtgtacaaatgttctcacgacactggtgttattggttagattctgcacctacatagaacagtccataaattaccatagtgattttcactagaaggtattaCACTCCAGGGTGCtaacacctattcacccgatacactgttgagtcccaaaacagtcctgttcatcgcagcactagacgacaggttttatgacactacctgctgccaccacagtgttttatctcgtgcacttgcatcacataatgtttatagaagccTCTGGATGATATTCACCCCGTATATGAGCAgggtctatcaaagtccatatgttgaaagaagttcaacgaagaagcaactttttttggatcgtgacctgcgggtgtactgtcaggatctgctctgcgaataaagtaggtgagtttagc
Coding sequences within:
- the LOC137620750 gene encoding serine-rich adhesin for platelets-like isoform X1, which encodes MMAGIAVRAAGASLTDRDDSSLSPVGRTARTPRKASPSLLHDSALCTASTIHAKTPISSSSDQGTINSSSMSTPTGTKLAVTTTYDSSAGGEEDIRQDLFEADSLAHVIKSDKDIQRAKPPTTIQLVTEKEIALSQLQELEVAIKVRKGSKVDGRKVRWIEYRARKAEEEKNNNSSSKPKTKSRKSKSVENDENSLSVNNNNNNSENTENMKGEVINTPLVLESMKLQFLQGTENIEGSVTNGSNSDGGLHKSPDATQKRKSSRTRRSQSTPKENKEIKRSPKNAGKTSQKTKSKGSGVGDEETEGKSVSSAKKIPSKEATLNGTSEILTKIENVPTEDVPSITTPAIVPSFKVKSPATSPGLSEILPSCVRPMYKSVTKGLREVRKTENGVEVETVKNDNGVLTSSSGTENKLENDFKCVTVTPPPAYWNPPPRARSADSVPLNKKKSVSPKKVKAALSKSVERVDSEIESITNGHHDGEIDSQKEDVIEKDNSHLSSEENLDTPNKTSPPNNEEDNNRRRRGRPPKRKLNLVEVEDPKVVSPHGKSSKKIETVIADVHNTMNGEPQTVIPVSRPVLRGKKVSVAKRLVKSSQDDILPDNDSPDVIPAKTAVKKGTSSENTSKGKDKSSRLDAKKKIASTKKGSAGVPLDSSEMNSTASASLNNQIQTTKSKSTKSVKGVRLGLSSPGKSVGDAKNTPIKASPLSEEEADVSDSEQKGKYLGKGEKSLAGRVIRRSEPGKSPEHTKQPLNKSPSTKDEIAFSRESLTPKTSSTAKGTSQKFSNALRSSSSRSISLENINAVKEDSRTVDDDGIHKVKPKYSKGGEGTNLRKSSSFITENSDGQIGSVEESPKKSQKPGSTIPVTSRSKNSLGNSISPNKGKQADTASEVSQANEELPTLEDSDNKELHGLQKTTKGKGKAKNKEGNINIQRDSVAEDKALTPRRATKKTTVMESSKVKPKKSLDNKRPQGVEEAPEAKIEVTQLDKVSDNSKVCVDTDTEKALELEKGRQVSVRQGKSQKELSMSATKKTQKDESAEIITSSKVTSVLPSEEPKFELKKSEQPDTDKAQEMKETLEEEVSENVQVSDSSKLEILVSNCKVQSSKAQLMKKRKISNEKPIAETVTEVDISTNLTVKDTEVNISANLTVEERSASRMSLKDEGELIENLEEDKLVSSSVGMENSEHLSEEQSKEKENLVEEQSPESNVIGGTFAHDLKEILYETEQLEIDCKSEIKIEEMSPTKNIAPLEVPSSPGITSSNTKSPTLSPQHQDKVAIHLEETADGKIEELSFNESQVIEKNDDLEKHDDLEKNDDLEKNDDLEKNDDLEKNDDLEKNDHLIESKQSSESGLKFIDNQIGFAEDTSKSVENSSVGNSDKRKGGNTTEDNLESNQRTAIDELTVSVCSSENFIDTGIEIEQKTNGPELSTKVFYAKSKGKISLLSLPTSENLSEVSDIKDDICEGISEEIKDDPPKNNESQNDKSEVNVTEQACETQSPLLGKSKEKVPRILKQLFQDEGVQNMLKSMSDESVSVSEGSSSESSVHKLRPKRPTEPMLASSPELDGVVDALFPNTKKRKRWSELDTLYMDEGVLNLLTSIDPNARRAGQDDAASDISQASSVRSVKTNKSSKSSIDIPSDSRKRKLSGASTVSNTSTKSMQPPESKKICLEQGPSTEDPYYYNPAEEMPTSKINEENIVEPQEDLSLVSKKKGKPILPLQVKPKNKAIRMQLKVQKHKPLGEISNYVDQPNENTTNVEDLQEELEKDEKIEFEEENVNLAELQGSLRKEKAGPSSKVAGQPDENLRRIEEQEEPIKNKKADFEEDNLNLAELQDTLRKEKATMSSKIEEPQTKMEQSAKSIPPLKIKLASDSVTISHISKPTPKKTSSLIVEPPKTLHQPQSQQSRSNPQLHTSLAALSGTGVMQKADIREQPRPSTSTASVHLMPHQKGMETTGIPGSAGLPSLVRTFDFNGQGRGRARVGETLRQSQRASVRQSEANNHYRDIALRKFNNFTQIIMSPSTTKMKNSLNSRVLRELCEALNILKKDESVRMVLLTATGPTFCQGVDLTALQHPNLETRKKNAENLVRGIKEFLRTLVQFPKPIVAGVNGNAMGLGVTMLPLFDLVIVNDKAEFYLPYAKLGQIPEGGATYTFPNLFGKLKSMQLFLGHKVTASMALEMGLASESIWPATYQQELIPKVALLATQSAQSMEATKALMNHHLITKLELSLESECRLLLQHWTSPHFALLCKRFLDSHHIHLQKPVNLPL